One window of the Pseudomonadota bacterium genome contains the following:
- a CDS encoding efflux RND transporter periplasmic adaptor subunit, which yields MSEILQKMAADTAMPKRSRAMRLLALALVLLFLTAAFVLSRYLLLTRPQVRRQAPAKMETMVEVMAVTPTSQTVTIEAHGRVVPAREISLKARVPGRVVYLHPDFIPGGVIREGEVLLRLDRIDYDLELRRADDALALAEADLRLEEGSQEVARQEWNLITALTDDLETTSLDLALRKPQLAKAEAQVKSARTLRERARVDLDRTVIRAPFDLVVREESIDLGSEILTSTPIATLAAIDLFWAEISVPVAKLAWFELPSQDRKGALVELYGREPLPYSGRIVALAPDLDKDGLMARLLIAVDDPLGLKNGRSPLLLGSFVRAVIKGATLDRVYRLPRSVLSENDILMLADSEDKLRFQPVEIVWRGLREVFVGSGLQPEDRVIISKLAAPLDGMPLKVRPPRTATDDHEAGKVKEAGAAHDSTEKP from the coding sequence ATGTCCGAGATCTTACAGAAAATGGCGGCGGATACAGCCATGCCGAAACGTTCCCGGGCCATGCGTCTGCTGGCCCTGGCCCTGGTGCTGCTGTTTTTGACGGCGGCCTTTGTCCTCAGTCGTTATCTGTTGCTGACCCGACCGCAGGTGAGGCGTCAGGCGCCGGCGAAGATGGAAACCATGGTGGAAGTCATGGCCGTTACGCCGACCTCGCAAACGGTTACCATCGAAGCCCATGGCCGCGTGGTCCCGGCGCGGGAGATCAGTCTCAAGGCCCGGGTCCCCGGCCGCGTGGTCTACCTCCATCCCGATTTTATTCCCGGCGGAGTGATCCGGGAGGGGGAAGTGTTGTTGCGTCTGGACCGGATTGATTATGATCTGGAGTTGCGGCGGGCGGATGACGCCCTGGCGTTGGCCGAGGCGGATCTGCGTCTGGAAGAGGGCAGTCAGGAGGTGGCTCGGCAGGAGTGGAATCTGATCACGGCCTTAACCGATGATCTCGAAACCACCAGTCTGGATCTGGCCCTGCGCAAACCACAGCTGGCCAAGGCCGAAGCCCAGGTGAAATCGGCGCGGACGCTGCGGGAACGGGCTCGGGTCGATCTTGACAGGACGGTGATCAGGGCGCCTTTCGATCTGGTTGTGCGCGAGGAAAGTATTGATCTGGGATCTGAAATTCTGACCTCGACCCCGATTGCGACCCTGGCGGCGATTGATCTTTTCTGGGCTGAAATTTCGGTTCCGGTCGCCAAACTGGCCTGGTTCGAGCTGCCCTCGCAAGACCGAAAAGGAGCTTTGGTTGAACTCTACGGCCGTGAGCCGCTGCCCTATTCAGGGCGCATCGTGGCGCTCGCGCCGGATCTCGACAAGGATGGCCTGATGGCCCGCCTGCTGATCGCGGTCGACGATCCTCTGGGGTTGAAAAACGGTCGTTCTCCGTTGTTGTTGGGCAGTTTTGTTAGGGCCGTGATCAAGGGCGCGACCCTTGATCGGGTTTACCGGTTGCCGCGCTCGGTGCTGTCCGAAAATGATATTCTCATGCTGGCCGACAGCGAGGATAAATTGCGTTTTCAGCCGGTTGAAATTGTCTGGCGGGGCTTGCGCGAGGTTTTTGTCGGTTCCGGGCTTCAGCCCGAAGACCGGGTGATCATTTCAAAACTGGCGGCGCCGCTGGACGGCATGCCGCTGAAGGTCAGGCCGCCACGGACGGCAACCGACGATCATGAAGCGGGAAAAGTGAAGGAGGCCGGGGCGGCGCATGACTCGACTGAAAAACCCTGA
- a CDS encoding ribonuclease D translates to MSLPESGRTRLIEIPEELEEICDRIRRHGRVAIDTEFFWERTFYPQLGLVQLALHEKQAWLIDIPALNNRLAPLGRILADPTIEKIIHDARQDLTILKNQTGSYPRNIFDTRLACGFIGPSANYSLFELCRTFADRNLSKEETRSNWLQRPLNPEQCQYALEDVIFLPRIRTAIKQKAELLERWAWIDEEMKLYDRPELYDDPPFDQVFTKVKGCRRLSGKELALLRELAAWREKEARRRDLPRRHVLSDEMLVNLAIRQPQTLASLKNNCDLPARSGQRHGQALLEAIKKGLQTPAELWPQPANERQKKTARAPYRKISDFILELGREHNLDPGLLANRQQIEDLIETRGSDPKRHPLLQGWRHEFAGRRIIADFLS, encoded by the coding sequence ATGAGCCTGCCTGAAAGCGGCCGCACCAGGCTGATCGAAATCCCGGAAGAACTCGAAGAGATTTGCGACCGCATTCGTCGCCACGGCCGGGTTGCCATCGATACCGAATTCTTCTGGGAAAGAACCTTTTATCCCCAGCTGGGACTGGTCCAGCTGGCTCTGCATGAAAAACAGGCCTGGCTGATCGATATTCCGGCCCTGAATAACCGGCTGGCACCACTGGGGCGGATTCTGGCGGACCCCACCATCGAAAAGATTATTCATGACGCCCGCCAGGACCTGACCATTCTCAAAAACCAGACCGGCAGCTACCCGCGTAATATTTTCGATACTAGGCTGGCCTGTGGTTTTATCGGCCCTTCGGCCAATTATTCTCTTTTCGAACTCTGCCGCACCTTTGCCGACCGCAATCTGAGCAAGGAGGAAACCCGCAGCAATTGGCTGCAGCGCCCCCTAAACCCCGAACAATGTCAGTATGCCCTTGAGGACGTTATCTTCCTGCCGCGAATCAGAACGGCTATCAAGCAAAAAGCCGAGCTGCTGGAACGCTGGGCCTGGATCGACGAGGAGATGAAACTCTATGATCGACCGGAACTTTATGACGACCCGCCTTTTGACCAGGTTTTCACCAAGGTCAAAGGCTGCCGTCGGCTATCCGGCAAGGAACTGGCCCTGTTGCGGGAGCTGGCGGCCTGGCGGGAGAAGGAAGCCCGGCGGCGGGACCTGCCGCGGCGCCATGTTCTTTCCGATGAAATGCTGGTCAATCTGGCGATTCGGCAACCACAAACCCTCGCCAGCCTCAAAAACAACTGCGACCTTCCGGCCCGAAGCGGACAACGGCACGGTCAGGCCCTGCTGGAGGCGATCAAAAAAGGCCTGCAGACTCCGGCCGAGCTCTGGCCCCAGCCCGCAAACGAGCGGCAGAAAAAAACCGCGCGCGCGCCCTACCGCAAAATTTCTGATTTCATTCTTGAACTGGGCCGCGAGCACAACCTCGATCCCGGACTGCTGGCCAATCGCCAGCAAATCGAAGACCTGATTGAAACCCGGGGCAGCGACCCCAAGCGGCATCCTCTGTTACAAGGCTGGCGCCATGAGTTTGCCGGCAGGAGAATCATCGCGGATTTTCTGAGCTGA
- a CDS encoding YgiQ family radical SAM protein: MFKISDFLPTNPAACSRRGWSEIDIVLVSGDAYVDHPAFGVAVIGRWLEAHGFRVAILAQPDYRKGSEGFKIFGRPRLFFGITAGNLDSIVANYSGNGKIRDDDPFSPAGDPYFPGAKGRTNRRRPDRATLLYANLARAAFPGVPLILGGLEASLRRFIHYDYRQEKLRTSILADAKADLLVYGMGERAILESARRLAVGQDLAGIAGTCEVLRPSQIQDREVNAKVMRLPGWTEMVADRGNFLYAELLIDQVARRSGPAREVLVQEQKSGWLWQNPAAESLIPAELDRVYELPYTRRPHPDAGQVPAWTMIKDSLTIVRGCSGNCSFCALTRHQGARVVSRSQASIVREAEKLARQADFSGIISDLGGPTANLYGTSCRRAEPCPQIDCLYPRPCSNLAIDERAFLKLLDRVERIGSVKKVLISSGLRLALLRRTPKLLRRLIARHLPGVMKIAPEHNDPELLRLMHKNDGLELEDFLLECRGQAKALGVAVEFSPYLIASHPGSTVAKMERLARSLVNCGLRARQFQDFTPTPGTISTAMYFSGLDRDTRRPLHVPFGSSERRRQRQELEKVSGRQQKPGKSGAKVRHKS; this comes from the coding sequence ATATTCAAAATAAGCGACTTTTTACCGACCAACCCCGCCGCTTGCTCGCGGCGGGGTTGGTCGGAGATCGATATCGTTCTGGTCAGCGGTGACGCCTATGTCGACCATCCCGCTTTCGGGGTTGCCGTTATCGGACGCTGGCTTGAGGCCCATGGCTTTCGGGTGGCGATTTTGGCCCAGCCCGATTATCGTAAGGGTTCCGAAGGGTTTAAAATCTTCGGACGGCCCCGGCTTTTTTTCGGGATTACGGCCGGCAATCTTGATTCTATCGTCGCTAATTACAGCGGCAACGGAAAAATCCGTGACGATGATCCGTTTTCTCCCGCCGGCGACCCTTATTTTCCCGGGGCGAAGGGCAGAACCAACCGCCGGCGTCCGGATCGGGCGACGCTGCTCTACGCCAATCTGGCCCGGGCCGCTTTCCCCGGGGTGCCTCTGATACTCGGAGGGCTGGAGGCCTCGCTGCGGCGTTTTATCCATTATGATTACCGTCAGGAAAAACTCAGAACCTCGATTCTGGCCGACGCCAAGGCCGATCTTCTGGTGTATGGCATGGGGGAGCGGGCAATCCTGGAAAGCGCCCGCCGCCTGGCCGTCGGGCAGGATCTGGCCGGCATTGCCGGAACCTGTGAGGTTTTGCGCCCGAGCCAGATTCAGGACCGGGAGGTAAACGCAAAGGTGATGCGACTGCCGGGTTGGACCGAGATGGTCGCCGACCGGGGAAATTTTCTTTATGCCGAGTTGTTGATCGACCAGGTCGCCCGGCGGAGCGGGCCAGCTCGGGAAGTGCTTGTGCAGGAGCAGAAAAGCGGTTGGCTCTGGCAGAATCCCGCCGCCGAGTCTTTAATCCCGGCCGAGCTGGACCGGGTTTATGAACTCCCCTACACCAGGCGTCCGCATCCGGATGCGGGTCAGGTGCCGGCCTGGACCATGATCAAGGATTCTCTGACCATTGTTCGGGGTTGCAGCGGCAACTGTTCCTTTTGTGCTCTGACCCGGCATCAGGGGGCGAGGGTAGTCAGCCGCAGTCAAGCGTCGATTGTTCGAGAGGCCGAAAAACTTGCGCGCCAAGCTGACTTTTCCGGGATAATCAGTGACCTGGGCGGTCCCACGGCTAATCTTTACGGAACTTCCTGCCGTCGAGCTGAACCCTGTCCGCAGATTGACTGTCTCTACCCGCGGCCCTGTTCCAATCTGGCGATTGATGAGAGGGCTTTTCTCAAGCTCCTGGACCGGGTTGAAAGGATCGGGTCCGTCAAGAAGGTGCTGATCTCCTCCGGTCTGCGCCTTGCCCTGCTGCGTCGCACCCCGAAATTGCTGCGTCGGCTTATCGCCCGCCATCTGCCCGGAGTCATGAAGATCGCTCCGGAGCACAACGACCCGGAACTGTTGCGCCTGATGCATAAAAATGACGGCCTGGAGCTGGAGGATTTTCTGCTTGAGTGTCGTGGTCAGGCCAAAGCACTCGGGGTCGCGGTTGAATTTTCTCCCTACCTGATAGCCTCGCATCCCGGCTCGACGGTCGCCAAAATGGAACGGCTCGCCCGCAGTCTGGTGAACTGCGGCCTTCGGGCGCGACAGTTTCAGGATTTTACCCCGACGCCGGGCACGATCTCCACCGCCATGTATTTCAGCGGTCTCGATCGCGACACGCGGCGGCCCCTTCATGTTCCCTTCGGCAGCAGTGAACGTCGCCGGCAGCGGCAGGAACTGGAAAAAGTCAGCGGTCGTCAACAAAAACCGGGAAAATCCGGGGCGAAGGTCAGGCATAAAAGCTGA
- a CDS encoding autotransporter domain-containing protein — translation MKRFYEGLKRWRSPLLLVAISLFTFAEAAAFNLETGISCGYDDNLLLTKGGPGAFFNQAEIDFRWNRSLSGATTLTLSAFADYCDYHGEDDRYQLGLGLESASRLQALPLSLEFFSLVNNRRNPLIPDNDFDALNLGGRLVWPFDLRLDLIFACELSWEKYCADYVTDGFHRKLSLGSGPTANQTRQARGDLSPGRGEPGSSRHNNGERSDRLTTIRFESAYAVNPYLELGGGIFYQQRHSSIDLESRTTSGLNLSLDRRITPTLSLNAAGGGERSSYKYDYQQKERREKNYFFTLGAAWRQGPWTISGSWSRLQRNSDLEEDNFRANQWQGRLSYSF, via the coding sequence ATGAAAAGGTTCTATGAAGGCCTGAAAAGATGGCGAAGCCCGCTGCTTTTGGTCGCGATCAGCCTTTTCACGTTCGCTGAGGCCGCTGCGTTCAATCTTGAGACCGGAATCAGTTGCGGCTATGACGATAACCTTCTGCTGACCAAAGGCGGCCCGGGTGCCTTTTTCAACCAGGCGGAAATTGATTTTCGGTGGAATCGGTCCTTAAGCGGAGCCACGACGCTCACCCTCTCTGCCTTTGCCGATTATTGTGATTATCATGGAGAAGATGACCGCTACCAGCTCGGTCTGGGCCTGGAGAGCGCGAGCCGACTGCAAGCCCTGCCCTTGTCCCTGGAATTTTTCAGCCTGGTCAACAACCGGCGTAACCCGCTGATTCCGGACAACGACTTTGACGCTCTGAACCTTGGCGGCCGCCTGGTCTGGCCTTTCGACTTACGCCTTGATCTGATCTTCGCCTGTGAACTGAGCTGGGAGAAATATTGCGCCGATTATGTTACCGACGGTTTCCACCGAAAGTTGAGTCTCGGCTCAGGACCGACTGCAAACCAAACCCGGCAAGCTCGCGGCGATCTTTCCCCGGGCCGGGGCGAGCCCGGAAGCTCCCGCCATAATAACGGCGAACGCAGTGACCGCCTGACCACGATCAGGTTTGAATCGGCTTACGCCGTCAACCCCTATCTGGAACTCGGGGGCGGGATTTTCTACCAGCAGCGTCACTCTTCGATTGACCTGGAAAGCCGGACGACCTCGGGGCTGAATCTGAGTCTGGACCGGCGGATTACGCCGACACTTTCACTGAACGCTGCGGGCGGGGGCGAACGCTCGTCTTACAAATATGACTATCAGCAAAAGGAGCGCCGCGAAAAAAACTATTTTTTCACTCTCGGCGCCGCCTGGCGGCAAGGTCCTTGGACGATTTCCGGCAGCTGGAGTCGGCTGCAAAGAAACTCTGATCTGGAAGAAGATAATTTTCGGGCAAATCAATGGCAAGGTCGCTTAAGCTACTCATTCTAG
- a CDS encoding TetR/AcrR family transcriptional regulator has product MTVKRKKKGTRQRLLESAAIIFSEKGYANTSVAEICDHAEANIASVNYHFRSKEALYLAVLKFTGEQAEALYPFKLDFRDRPEKRFYDFVLALLRRILSEETAGNFYGLVAKEMVEPSGAGCALVAGEILRHQGLVKALIRDVCGRELNENLLFRLLFSVMSQCLFLSYNEKGRRYHLQKNPIRFVDAERFARHITDFSLAGINFCCRE; this is encoded by the coding sequence ATGACGGTCAAGCGAAAAAAAAAGGGCACCCGGCAGCGTCTTCTCGAGAGCGCCGCGATCATTTTTTCCGAAAAAGGCTACGCCAATACCTCGGTGGCCGAAATCTGTGACCACGCCGAAGCCAACATTGCTTCCGTGAATTATCATTTTCGCTCCAAGGAAGCACTTTATCTGGCGGTTCTGAAGTTCACCGGGGAACAGGCGGAAGCCCTCTATCCCTTCAAGCTCGACTTCAGGGACAGGCCGGAGAAACGGTTTTACGATTTTGTCCTGGCCTTGTTGCGGCGGATCCTGAGTGAGGAAACCGCAGGTAATTTTTATGGTCTGGTGGCCAAGGAAATGGTTGAACCGAGCGGGGCCGGCTGCGCTCTGGTCGCCGGTGAGATCTTGCGGCATCAAGGGCTTGTCAAAGCCTTGATTCGGGATGTCTGCGGCCGGGAACTGAATGAAAATTTACTTTTTCGCCTGCTGTTCAGTGTTATGAGTCAGTGCTTGTTTTTAAGCTATAACGAAAAAGGGCGTCGCTATCATCTGCAAAAAAATCCGATCCGGTTTGTCGACGCCGAGCGCTTCGCCCGGCACATCACCGATTTTTCCCTGGCCGGCATCAATTTTTGTTGCCGGGAATGA
- a CDS encoding efflux transporter outer membrane subunit, which yields MSHQLTRLGLGFAFLALFSGCVLRPQPEVRGAAAVALPSGFSLYSDAEPSSTPWWHSFNSPELDSLVTLALQSDFTIVQAQARLEQARYTALKAGAYQFPEILQTATGDRQKIDRQGSPAVSEDEWSMGLSLSYEIDLWGRVRALKESEKENFQASRADLQTAVLGVSCELTEIWLELIENRCHEDLFERQLELQRQLLQLITLRFPLARATALDIYQQRQIVEKLEAALIPTRKNQFVLRRGLALLAGRERLEEALVGARDFPRIDSLPALGLPADLLAARPDVRAAGLRLKSTDWELVAARAERLPALRLTSSGRYFAEAPADLFDNWIANLAGSLSAPLLDGGRRRAEIGRIRALADERLAAYRQIVIKAVHEVEDALVREAEAAAILASLRRQLELSRQTLREARRRYLNGSSDFINVLNEELTSLQLEHDIISEEKRLLVARVGLHRALGGAWLQRVAVGPTVETVGNSSRPAK from the coding sequence ATGTCGCATCAGCTGACGAGATTGGGGTTGGGGTTTGCTTTCCTGGCGTTGTTTTCCGGTTGTGTTCTGCGGCCGCAGCCGGAAGTTCGGGGCGCGGCGGCGGTCGCGCTGCCGTCCGGGTTTTCTCTTTACAGCGATGCCGAACCATCGTCGACACCTTGGTGGCACTCATTTAACAGTCCGGAACTCGACTCTCTGGTCACGCTCGCCCTGCAATCTGATTTTACGATCGTTCAGGCTCAAGCCCGTCTTGAACAGGCGCGCTATACGGCTCTGAAGGCCGGCGCCTATCAATTCCCCGAAATCCTGCAGACCGCTACCGGAGACCGGCAAAAAATCGACCGCCAAGGCAGCCCGGCGGTTTCTGAAGATGAGTGGAGTATGGGTTTGAGTCTGTCCTATGAGATCGATCTCTGGGGTCGGGTGCGAGCCCTCAAGGAAAGCGAAAAGGAAAATTTTCAGGCTTCGCGAGCCGATCTGCAGACGGCGGTTCTGGGGGTCAGCTGCGAGCTGACGGAAATCTGGCTCGAACTGATTGAAAATCGTTGTCATGAGGACCTGTTCGAAAGGCAGTTGGAGTTGCAGCGACAACTGCTGCAACTTATAACCCTGCGTTTTCCTCTGGCCCGGGCCACGGCGCTGGATATTTATCAGCAGCGGCAAATTGTCGAAAAACTGGAGGCCGCCCTGATTCCAACCCGTAAGAATCAGTTCGTGCTGCGGCGGGGCCTGGCGCTGTTGGCCGGGCGTGAGCGGCTTGAGGAAGCGTTGGTGGGCGCCCGAGATTTTCCCCGGATCGACTCTCTGCCGGCCCTTGGCCTGCCGGCCGACCTGCTGGCCGCCCGGCCCGATGTTCGCGCCGCCGGCTTGCGCCTGAAATCCACGGACTGGGAGCTGGTCGCGGCCCGGGCCGAGCGGCTGCCGGCGCTGCGTCTGACCTCTTCGGGTCGCTATTTTGCCGAGGCTCCGGCAGATCTTTTTGACAACTGGATTGCCAATCTGGCCGGCAGTCTGAGCGCGCCCCTGCTGGACGGCGGCCGGCGTCGGGCCGAGATCGGCCGGATTCGGGCGCTGGCGGACGAACGGCTGGCCGCCTATCGGCAAATTGTGATCAAGGCTGTGCATGAGGTTGAGGACGCTTTGGTGCGCGAAGCGGAAGCGGCCGCGATTCTGGCGTCATTGCGCCGTCAGCTGGAACTTTCGCGTCAGACCCTGCGTGAAGCCCGGCGGCGCTATCTCAACGGCAGCAGTGATTTTATCAATGTCCTTAATGAAGAGCTGACTTCGTTGCAATTAGAGCACGATATTATCAGTGAAGAGAAACGTTTGCTGGTGGCCCGGGTGGGGCTGCACCGGGCTTTGGGTGGAGCCTGGTTGCAGAGGGTGGCGGTCGGACCCACGGTCGAGACCGTCGGAAACTCCAGCCGGCCGGCGAAGTAA
- a CDS encoding efflux RND transporter permease subunit produces the protein MTRLKNPDPKPPRGGLRLGRGPIGWMAGNSVAANLLMIFLLVGGFFWGTRIKQEVFPEFTLDQVVVSVLYPGASPEEVADGIILPIEEAIQNLDGIKEVYSIANEGSGTVRIEAQIDADLQQLAVDIKNEVDRIYSFPEDAEEPLVTIPSHKRQVITMLVSGPREARVLREVTEMIRDQLLHDPDITQVELLGESPMELSIEVSQEVLQSYNLTLAQVAARVKNAAQDIPGGTIRTAGGDILVRMTERKDYAEEFSRIPIISNAGGSSVTLGEIAEIRDGFEETDKFLFYNDRPALGINVFRIGNQTPIQVADAVFRQLEKLRRMMPEGVFLDTVDDRSEVFRQRVNLLVRNGYFGLALVFILLAVFLEARLAFWVTMGIPISFLGSLLVIPLFGVSINMVSLFAFIIALGIVVDDAIVVGENVYSYKQAGLGSLAAAIKGGKEVAVPVTFSILTNIVTFMPLYFVPGVLGKIFRHIPVVVAAVFLISLIEALFVLPAHLGHQRELRNPIMVFLSRQQQKVSLAIAALIRNLYAPSLSFSLRFRYVSMSVGILILAVTVAYVASGRMGMTLFPKVESDYAYASATLPVGVPVAETLAVSRRLTASAESLLDEIGRDQQLKGILSYIDRHTSWVQVHMTAPEIRPVNTGAFTERWRRQVGGLAGVETLQFQSDRGGPGSSAALTVELQHRDTEVLASASAELAQALASYPLVSDIDDGFTPGKDQFDLTLKSAGYQLGLQPAEVARQIRNAYYGYEVFRQLRGRNEIKIMVRHPEIEREAEYYLEEMLVTTPKGIKVPLLDVVNVRRGKAYTSIERLDGRRIVNVTCEVTPQSKADMVGAALKKEVLPLLQQKYHGLNYDFAGKQADRMESMAALGQGMILALMVIYFLLAIPFRSYIQPLIIMISIPFGIVGAIVGHLLMGYGLSLLSMFGIVALSGVVVNDALVLIDFANRQVRDGATPYAAIINAGTQRFRPILLTTLTTFLGLMPMIFETSRQARFLIPMAISLGFGILFSTAILLVMVPALYIIIEDFKGLWRGLWGQS, from the coding sequence ATGACTCGACTGAAAAACCCTGACCCTAAACCGCCGCGGGGCGGTTTGCGCCTCGGCCGCGGTCCGATCGGCTGGATGGCCGGTAATTCGGTGGCCGCCAACCTGTTGATGATTTTTCTCCTGGTGGGTGGTTTTTTCTGGGGGACCAGGATCAAGCAGGAGGTTTTTCCCGAATTTACCCTTGACCAGGTCGTGGTTTCGGTGCTGTATCCCGGCGCCAGTCCGGAAGAGGTCGCCGATGGGATTATTCTGCCGATCGAGGAGGCGATTCAGAATCTGGACGGCATCAAGGAGGTGTATTCGATTGCCAATGAAGGCAGCGGTACGGTTCGAATCGAGGCTCAGATCGATGCCGATCTGCAACAGCTGGCCGTTGATATCAAGAACGAGGTTGATCGCATCTATTCCTTTCCCGAGGATGCCGAAGAACCCCTGGTGACCATTCCCTCCCATAAGCGGCAGGTTATCACGATGTTGGTTTCTGGTCCGCGAGAAGCTCGGGTTCTGCGCGAAGTTACTGAAATGATTCGTGATCAGTTGTTGCATGATCCCGATATCACCCAGGTTGAGCTGCTGGGGGAAAGTCCCATGGAACTCAGTATCGAGGTTTCCCAGGAGGTGCTGCAGTCCTATAACCTGACCCTAGCCCAGGTCGCGGCCCGGGTTAAAAACGCGGCGCAGGATATTCCGGGCGGCACGATTCGGACCGCGGGCGGCGATATTTTAGTGCGGATGACCGAAAGAAAGGATTACGCCGAGGAATTTTCCCGGATTCCGATCATCAGTAATGCCGGGGGGAGTAGCGTGACCCTGGGTGAAATCGCCGAAATCAGAGATGGCTTCGAAGAAACCGACAAATTTCTTTTTTATAACGATCGGCCCGCTCTGGGAATCAATGTTTTCAGAATCGGAAACCAGACTCCGATCCAGGTCGCCGACGCGGTTTTCCGGCAATTGGAAAAACTACGCCGGATGATGCCGGAAGGCGTTTTTCTGGATACGGTTGACGACCGTTCCGAAGTCTTCAGACAGCGTGTCAATCTGCTCGTGAGAAACGGCTATTTCGGACTGGCCCTGGTTTTCATCCTGCTCGCGGTTTTCTTGGAAGCCCGACTGGCCTTCTGGGTGACCATGGGTATTCCCATTTCCTTTCTCGGCTCGCTGCTGGTGATTCCGTTGTTCGGGGTCAGTATCAACATGGTCTCGCTTTTCGCCTTTATCATCGCATTGGGGATCGTGGTTGACGATGCCATTGTCGTCGGGGAAAACGTATACAGCTACAAACAGGCGGGTTTAGGCTCGCTGGCCGCGGCGATCAAGGGGGGCAAAGAGGTGGCGGTGCCGGTGACCTTCAGTATTCTCACCAATATCGTCACCTTCATGCCGCTCTATTTCGTGCCCGGAGTCTTGGGTAAGATCTTTCGCCATATTCCGGTGGTCGTGGCCGCGGTCTTTCTTATCTCCCTGATTGAAGCCCTTTTTGTGCTGCCGGCCCATCTCGGTCATCAGCGAGAGCTGAGAAATCCGATCATGGTTTTTCTCAGTCGACAGCAGCAGAAGGTTTCCCTGGCGATCGCCGCCCTGATCCGCAATCTCTACGCTCCGTCGCTTTCCTTTTCATTGCGGTTTCGCTATGTCAGTATGAGCGTCGGAATTCTGATTCTGGCGGTGACGGTGGCCTATGTCGCCAGCGGACGTATGGGTATGACGCTCTTTCCCAAGGTAGAATCCGATTATGCCTATGCCTCGGCCACCTTGCCGGTCGGCGTGCCGGTGGCCGAAACTCTGGCCGTCAGCCGCCGGCTGACTGCTTCCGCCGAGAGCCTGCTGGATGAAATCGGGCGGGACCAACAGCTCAAGGGCATTCTTTCCTATATTGATCGTCATACCTCCTGGGTACAGGTCCATATGACGGCCCCGGAAATCAGGCCGGTCAATACCGGCGCTTTCACTGAGCGCTGGCGCCGTCAGGTCGGCGGTCTGGCCGGGGTCGAGACCCTGCAGTTTCAGTCCGACCGGGGGGGGCCGGGTTCCAGCGCGGCTCTGACTGTGGAATTGCAGCATCGGGACACTGAGGTGCTGGCCTCGGCCAGTGCCGAACTGGCGCAAGCCCTGGCCTCGTATCCCCTGGTTTCGGATATCGACGACGGTTTTACCCCGGGCAAGGATCAGTTCGATCTTACCCTGAAGAGCGCCGGTTACCAGCTCGGCCTGCAGCCGGCCGAGGTCGCCCGCCAGATTCGCAACGCCTACTACGGGTATGAGGTTTTTCGCCAGCTGCGCGGCCGCAATGAGATCAAGATCATGGTTCGTCATCCGGAGATTGAAAGAGAAGCTGAATATTATCTGGAGGAGATGCTGGTCACAACCCCGAAAGGGATCAAGGTGCCGCTGCTGGATGTGGTTAATGTTAGGCGGGGAAAGGCCTATACCAGCATTGAGCGCCTGGATGGACGTCGGATCGTCAATGTCACTTGTGAGGTGACCCCGCAAAGTAAGGCGGATATGGTGGGGGCGGCTCTGAAAAAGGAAGTCCTGCCGCTTTTGCAGCAGAAATATCATGGTTTAAACTATGATTTCGCCGGCAAGCAGGCGGATCGCATGGAGAGTATGGCGGCCCTCGGGCAGGGTATGATCCTGGCTCTGATGGTGATTTATTTTCTTCTGGCCATTCCTTTTCGCAGCTATATTCAGCCTCTGATTATCATGATCAGCATTCCTTTCGGCATTGTCGGGGCGATTGTCGGCCACCTCCTGATGGGCTATGGTTTAAGCTTGCTGAGTATGTTCGGCATCGTCGCGCTTTCGGGGGTCGTGGTTAACGACGCCCTGGTGCTGATCGACTTCGCCAATCGTCAGGTGCGTGACGGTGCAACCCCTTATGCCGCGATCATCAATGCCGGAACCCAGCGTTTTCGGCCGATTCTTCTGACCACGCTGACGACCTTTCTGGGCTTGATGCCGATGATTTTTGAAACCTCCAGGCAGGCCCGCTTTCTGATTCCCATGGCGATCTCCCTGGGCTTCGGCATCCTTTTTTCAACCGCTATCTTACTTGTCATGGTTCCGGCTCTCTACATCATTATCGAGGATTTTAAAGGACTCTGGCGGGGATTATGGGGGCAAAGCTGA